A region of Streptomyces sp. R44 DNA encodes the following proteins:
- a CDS encoding spermidine synthase produces MNEPIPVIREVDHGTARLMPDVDRERAWLLTVDGAPQSYVDLDDPAYLEFEYARRLAHVVDGAAEPGAPLDVLHLGGGALSLPRYVAVTRSGSRQDVVEADRGLLALVEEHLPLPEGSGTTVHGADARAWLEAAPDASADLIVGDVFGGSRVPAHLTSVEYAREVRRVLRPGGLYAANLADGAPFPFLRSQLATFAAVFPELALVAEPAVLRGRRFGNAVLVASGRPIDIAHLARRAAADAFPARVEHGETLTRFTGGAEPVLDAGAVPSPVPPEGAFGIG; encoded by the coding sequence GTGAACGAGCCCATTCCCGTCATCCGCGAAGTCGACCACGGCACCGCGCGCCTCATGCCCGATGTCGACCGGGAGCGGGCCTGGCTGCTGACCGTCGACGGGGCGCCCCAGTCGTACGTCGACCTCGACGATCCGGCCTACCTGGAGTTCGAGTACGCGCGGCGCCTCGCCCATGTCGTCGACGGCGCCGCCGAGCCCGGCGCGCCCCTCGACGTCCTGCACCTGGGCGGCGGGGCTCTCTCGCTGCCCCGGTACGTGGCCGTCACCCGGTCCGGTTCGCGGCAGGACGTCGTCGAGGCCGACCGGGGGCTGCTCGCCCTGGTCGAGGAGCACCTGCCGCTGCCCGAGGGCTCGGGGACGACCGTGCACGGGGCGGACGCCCGGGCCTGGCTGGAGGCGGCACCGGACGCCTCGGCCGATCTGATCGTGGGCGACGTCTTCGGCGGCTCGCGCGTGCCCGCGCACCTCACCTCCGTCGAGTACGCGCGCGAGGTCCGGCGCGTGCTGCGGCCCGGCGGGCTCTACGCCGCCAATCTGGCCGACGGCGCGCCGTTCCCCTTCCTCCGCTCCCAGCTCGCCACCTTCGCCGCCGTCTTCCCGGAGCTCGCGCTCGTCGCGGAGCCCGCCGTACTGCGCGGCCGCCGTTTCGGGAACGCGGTCCTGGTCGCCTCGGGCCGCCCGATCGACATCGCCCACCTCGCGCGTCGTGCGGCGGCCGACGCCTTCCCCGCGCGTGTGGAGCACGGGGAGACGCTGACCCGGTTCACCGGCGGCGCCGAGCCGGTCCTCGACGCCGGGGCCGTACCGTCACCCGTTCCCCCGGAGGGCGCCTTCGGCATCGGCTGA
- a CDS encoding patatin-like phospholipase family protein, translating into MTQTGTRAGKRTALVLGAGGLVGAGWEIGILRGLLDAGTDLTGADLIVGSSAGAVVGAQLAACGRGGLDALYEQQLDGEATEPAARLGLPTILRYAVAVLRSRTPEEYGRRLGRLALAAPTVAEADRRAAVARRLGRAGDWPARPLLITAVDAETGELTAYDEDSGVLLTDAVTASCAIPGVWPPATVGGRRWIDGGIHSTANAHLAAGHDRIVVVAPSARGSKVVLSPVRQGAALAAGGARVEVITPDAASRQAIGRNALDPAHRAAAARAGRAQAAAHASAVAAVWTG; encoded by the coding sequence ATGACGCAGACGGGGACGCGGGCGGGGAAGCGGACGGCACTGGTGCTCGGGGCCGGTGGGCTCGTCGGGGCCGGGTGGGAGATCGGGATCCTGCGCGGGCTCCTCGACGCCGGGACCGATCTGACCGGTGCCGATCTCATCGTCGGCAGCTCCGCCGGGGCGGTCGTCGGGGCGCAGCTCGCCGCCTGCGGGCGGGGCGGGCTCGACGCGCTGTACGAGCAGCAGCTCGACGGGGAGGCCACCGAGCCGGCCGCGCGGCTCGGCCTCCCGACGATCCTCCGGTACGCCGTGGCCGTGCTCCGGTCCCGTACCCCCGAGGAGTACGGACGCCGGCTCGGCCGGCTCGCCCTCGCCGCCCCCACCGTCGCCGAGGCCGACCGGCGCGCGGCCGTCGCCCGGCGCCTTGGCCGGGCCGGGGACTGGCCCGCTCGGCCCCTCCTCATCACCGCGGTCGACGCCGAGACCGGCGAACTCACCGCCTACGACGAGGACAGCGGGGTCCTGCTGACCGACGCCGTGACCGCGAGCTGCGCCATCCCCGGCGTGTGGCCTCCGGCGACCGTCGGCGGGCGGCGCTGGATCGACGGCGGCATCCACTCCACCGCCAACGCGCACCTCGCCGCGGGTCACGACCGGATCGTCGTCGTCGCGCCCAGCGCGCGGGGGAGCAAGGTCGTGCTCTCGCCGGTACGGCAGGGCGCGGCGCTCGCGGCCGGCGGGGCGCGGGTGGAGGTGATCACACCGGACGCGGCGTCCCGGCAGGCGATCGGGCGGAACGCGCTGGACCCGGCGCACCGGGCGGCCGCGGCCCGTGCGGGGCGGGCGCAGGCGGCGGCCCATGCGTCGGCCGTCGCGGCGGTGTGGACCGGCTGA
- a CDS encoding DNA alkylation repair protein yields the protein MNDTAPPASALADTVLERLTRVYPAAGNPFRAQEMVAYMKGAAPFLGIRTPERRALSRTVLDGTPRPDETDCTAIALRCFALPEREYHYFAVDYLRRHVRRCSSGFLPVALRLVTTVSWWDTVDHLAAHVVGGLVAADPALAREMDTWIDDEDLWVARSALLHQLRYKDATDADRLFDYCLRRSAHPDFFIRKAIGWSLREYGKTAPAEVRAFVAAHGTRLSPLSVREALKNL from the coding sequence ATGAACGACACCGCGCCGCCCGCGAGCGCCCTCGCCGACACCGTCCTGGAGCGGCTCACCAGGGTCTACCCCGCCGCGGGCAACCCCTTCCGGGCCCAGGAGATGGTCGCGTACATGAAGGGCGCGGCTCCCTTCCTCGGCATCCGCACGCCCGAGCGCCGCGCCCTGTCCCGCACGGTCCTCGACGGCACCCCGCGCCCCGACGAGACCGACTGCACGGCGATCGCCCTGCGCTGTTTCGCCCTCCCGGAGCGCGAGTACCACTACTTCGCCGTCGACTACCTCCGTCGGCACGTCAGGCGCTGCTCCTCCGGCTTCCTGCCCGTCGCACTCCGCCTCGTCACCACCGTCTCCTGGTGGGACACCGTCGACCACCTCGCCGCCCACGTCGTCGGCGGCCTGGTGGCGGCCGATCCCGCCCTCGCGCGCGAGATGGACACGTGGATCGACGACGAGGACCTGTGGGTCGCCCGCAGCGCCCTCCTCCACCAGCTGCGCTACAAGGACGCCACCGACGCGGACCGGCTCTTCGACTACTGCCTGCGCCGCTCGGCCCACCCCGACTTCTTCATCCGCAAGGCCATCGGCTGGAGCCTGCGCGAGTACGGCAAGACGGCCCCCGCCGAGGTCCGCGCCTTCGTCGCCGCCCACGGCACCCGCCTCTCCCCGCTCTCCGTCCGCGAGGCCCTCAAGAACCTCTGA
- a CDS encoding TVP38/TMEM64 family protein — protein sequence MLAPVPRPPGSLAVRCSRALLSPRARLSLLALLLLSAATLVVLYEPQRMLASGWPPHTSGAGAVLLFGLAYGVCAAAFVPRPVLNLAAGALFGSAAGLTGALAGTVLGAGIAFTLGRFLGQDALRPFVRGRWLTAADGQLSRHGFRSMLAIRLFPGVPFAAANYCAAVSRMGYVPFLVATALGSLPNTAAYVVAGAQAGTPGSPAFLFSAGFIVLSGLGAAVVAWRKRHGLRAAAGAAAGKREPEREPVLR from the coding sequence ATGCTCGCTCCCGTCCCCCGGCCGCCGGGCTCCCTCGCCGTCCGCTGCTCCCGGGCCCTGCTCTCCCCCCGCGCGCGGCTGTCGCTGCTGGCCCTGCTGCTGCTCTCGGCGGCCACCCTCGTGGTGCTGTACGAGCCGCAGCGGATGCTGGCCTCGGGCTGGCCGCCGCACACGAGCGGCGCCGGCGCGGTGCTGCTGTTCGGGCTCGCGTACGGGGTGTGCGCGGCGGCGTTCGTCCCGCGTCCGGTGCTCAATCTGGCGGCGGGCGCGCTGTTCGGTTCGGCGGCCGGTCTGACGGGCGCGCTGGCGGGGACGGTGCTCGGGGCGGGGATCGCGTTCACCCTGGGCCGGTTCCTGGGGCAGGACGCGCTGCGGCCGTTCGTGCGGGGCCGCTGGCTGACGGCGGCGGACGGCCAGCTGAGCCGGCACGGGTTCCGTTCGATGCTGGCGATCCGGTTGTTCCCGGGGGTGCCGTTCGCGGCGGCCAACTACTGCGCGGCGGTCTCCCGGATGGGATACGTGCCGTTCCTCGTGGCGACCGCGCTCGGCTCCCTGCCGAACACGGCGGCGTACGTGGTGGCGGGTGCCCAGGCGGGTACGCCGGGCTCGCCGGCGTTCCTCTTCTCGGCGGGGTTCATCGTCCTGTCGGGCCTCGGCGCGGCGGTGGTGGCCTGGCGCAAGCGGCACGGCCTGCGGGCGGCGGCCGGAGCCGCGGCCGGAAAGCGCGAGCCGGAGCGGGAGCCGGTGCTCCGGTAG
- a CDS encoding undecaprenyl-diphosphate phosphatase — MSWFESFILGLVQGLTEFLPISSSAHLRLTAAFAGWEDPGAAFTAITQIGTETAVLIYFRKDIARIVSAWFRSLTDRTMRSDHDAQMGWLVIVGSIPIGVLGVTLKDQIEGPFRDLRLTATTLIVMGVVLGIADRLAARDEAGGRHRAARERKTLRDLGVRDGLIYGACQAMALIPGVSRSGATISGGLLMGYTREAAARYSFLLAIPAVLASGGMELKDAASDGSVSWGPTIFATIVAFAVGYAVIAWFMKFITTKSFMPFVIYRIALGILLFVLVGADVLSPHAGESAG; from the coding sequence ATGAGTTGGTTCGAATCGTTCATCCTGGGACTCGTCCAGGGGCTGACGGAGTTCCTTCCCATTTCCTCCAGCGCGCATCTGCGTCTCACCGCGGCCTTCGCCGGCTGGGAGGACCCCGGCGCGGCCTTCACCGCGATCACCCAGATCGGCACGGAGACCGCGGTCCTGATCTACTTCCGCAAGGACATCGCCCGGATCGTCTCGGCCTGGTTCCGCTCGCTCACGGACAGGACGATGCGCTCGGACCACGACGCCCAGATGGGCTGGCTGGTGATCGTCGGCTCGATCCCGATCGGTGTCCTGGGCGTCACGCTCAAGGACCAGATCGAGGGCCCGTTCCGCGACCTGCGGCTCACCGCCACCACGCTGATCGTCATGGGCGTGGTCCTCGGCATCGCGGACCGGCTCGCCGCCCGCGACGAGGCCGGCGGCCGGCACCGGGCCGCCCGCGAGCGCAAGACGCTCCGCGACCTCGGCGTGCGGGACGGTCTGATCTACGGCGCCTGCCAGGCGATGGCGCTCATCCCCGGCGTCTCCCGGTCCGGCGCGACCATCTCCGGCGGTCTGCTCATGGGCTACACCCGCGAGGCGGCCGCCCGCTACTCCTTCCTGCTCGCCATCCCGGCGGTGCTCGCCTCTGGCGGTATGGAGCTGAAGGACGCGGCCTCGGACGGCAGCGTCTCCTGGGGCCCGACGATCTTCGCCACGATCGTCGCCTTCGCCGTCGGTTACGCGGTGATCGCCTGGTTCATGAAGTTCATCACCACGAAGTCCTTCATGCCGTTCGTGATCTACCGGATCGCGCTGGGCATCCTGCTGTTCGTCCTGGTCGGCGCGGACGTCCTCAGCCCCCACGCGGGCGAGTCCGCCGGCTGA
- a CDS encoding FHA domain-containing protein, with protein sequence MPPRLVGHQGSLAGQQFPIGATPLTLGRNGDNSVVITVGNVSRFHAEVRRERHGFVLYDSGSSNGTRVNGTRVTSHELQPGDLIEIGTETFRFEAADAMETILDLSVLGPVAPSEATLAAGPVLNVTVTGGGPVGLSFALLLEDLMGPRVAITVYDGRWVQDGAKVVWKSAGQGNVRRQQVVTVQSRQYLNLPEEVQARLFRGDAYSEMWPVGPDSLRDRKPRNLRIAYIEDTLLELANEKPERIRLVPEKFDPAAYQKAETRGHVLAVCEGSRSRTREHFTDKFGNADKSIYSLNGQHLQDVVLGLRVKSTLTDPMTVLLTVSQNRFLLNALRGEGFLNMRLTDAEAAEVIGIDPVRHVFEDCIASRPCVMGRDDHGDFQCSTHSTLFLPAMVRGSALWRRVREGLALFGVAERDLSAVTAFRLDMVQRPRFTTRLLPATATTPGTYGFLLGDAANAIHFWPGRGLNSGLGSAISLARSLNGAWTGRPFRDADFTRHEAAMSMLQYRHKSRAWNTMITTDENGVSRAIKERIAQSIEESEGKDLERDADIDALMERLRGIRDRLAPRVPGMPDDATLRDHLETLDSSTLRTLWESGAWDTLMVGGEEVDIDIFYRPAAATAAPTRTPAPS encoded by the coding sequence ATGCCTCCTCGGCTCGTCGGCCATCAGGGCTCTCTGGCGGGACAGCAGTTTCCGATCGGCGCCACACCGCTCACCCTGGGTCGCAACGGCGACAACAGCGTGGTGATAACGGTGGGGAACGTCTCGCGCTTTCACGCCGAGGTGCGTCGCGAACGCCATGGATTCGTCCTCTACGACAGCGGCAGCAGTAATGGAACCCGCGTCAACGGAACACGCGTCACCTCGCACGAACTGCAGCCCGGAGATCTCATCGAGATCGGCACCGAGACGTTCCGCTTCGAAGCCGCCGACGCGATGGAGACCATCCTCGACCTCTCCGTGCTCGGGCCGGTCGCTCCGTCCGAGGCGACCCTCGCGGCAGGGCCGGTGCTGAACGTCACGGTGACCGGCGGCGGTCCCGTCGGTCTGAGCTTCGCGCTCCTCCTGGAAGACCTCATGGGGCCCCGCGTGGCCATCACCGTGTACGACGGCCGGTGGGTCCAGGACGGAGCGAAGGTCGTCTGGAAGAGCGCGGGGCAGGGCAACGTCAGGCGGCAGCAGGTGGTCACCGTGCAGAGCCGCCAGTACCTCAACCTCCCCGAAGAGGTGCAGGCCCGGCTCTTCCGCGGCGACGCGTACTCCGAAATGTGGCCGGTCGGCCCCGATTCGCTCCGTGACCGCAAACCGAGGAACCTCCGCATCGCGTACATCGAGGACACCCTCCTCGAATTGGCCAACGAGAAGCCGGAGCGGATTCGGCTGGTTCCCGAGAAGTTCGACCCGGCCGCGTACCAGAAGGCGGAGACCCGGGGACATGTGCTCGCCGTCTGCGAGGGGAGTCGCTCCCGGACGCGCGAGCATTTCACCGACAAGTTCGGCAACGCCGACAAGTCCATCTACTCGCTGAACGGGCAGCACCTTCAGGACGTGGTCCTCGGTCTGCGCGTCAAATCGACCCTGACCGACCCCATGACGGTCCTGTTGACCGTCTCCCAGAACCGCTTCCTCCTCAACGCCCTGCGCGGCGAGGGTTTCCTGAACATGCGGCTCACCGACGCCGAGGCCGCGGAAGTGATCGGTATCGACCCGGTCCGGCACGTCTTCGAGGACTGCATCGCCTCCCGCCCGTGCGTCATGGGGCGGGACGACCACGGCGACTTCCAGTGCTCGACGCACAGCACGCTCTTCCTGCCCGCGATGGTCAGGGGTTCGGCCCTGTGGAGGCGGGTGAGGGAGGGGCTGGCACTGTTCGGGGTCGCCGAGCGGGACCTGAGCGCCGTCACCGCCTTCCGGCTCGACATGGTGCAGCGGCCACGGTTCACCACCCGGCTGCTGCCGGCCACGGCGACGACCCCGGGGACGTACGGCTTCCTCCTCGGCGACGCCGCCAACGCGATCCACTTCTGGCCGGGACGCGGGCTCAACAGCGGTCTGGGCTCGGCCATCTCCCTGGCCCGGTCCCTCAACGGCGCCTGGACCGGCAGGCCGTTCCGGGACGCCGACTTCACCCGCCACGAAGCGGCCATGTCCATGCTTCAGTACCGGCACAAGAGCCGTGCCTGGAACACGATGATCACCACCGACGAGAACGGCGTCAGCCGCGCGATCAAGGAGAGGATCGCCCAGAGCATCGAGGAGTCGGAAGGGAAGGACCTGGAGAGGGACGCGGACATCGACGCGCTCATGGAACGGCTGCGGGGAATCCGCGACCGGCTGGCACCACGCGTCCCCGGCATGCCCGACGACGCGACGCTCCGCGACCACCTGGAGACGCTCGACTCCTCGACCCTGCGGACCCTGTGGGAGAGCGGCGCCTGGGACACCCTGATGGTCGGCGGCGAAGAGGTCGACATCGACATCTTCTACCGACCGGCCGCGGCCACCGCCGCCCCCACCAGGACCCCCGCCCCGAGCTGA
- a CDS encoding SDR family oxidoreductase, with product MNTPSPAGGARCLVTGATGYVGGRLVPELLDAGHRVRCLARHPDKLRDFPWADRVEAVRGDVTDAASLRGALDGVDVAYYLVHSMSSTAEFEDRDRLAARVFAAEARSAGVRRIVYLGGLTPRGVPESELSPHLRSRAEVGRILLDSGVPTTVLRAAVVIGSGSASFEMLRYLTERLPVMVTPSWVGSRVQPIAVRDVLRCLVGSAGMPADVNRTFDIGGPDVLSYREMMMRYAEIAGLPRRLIVPVPVLTPRLSSQWIGLVTPVPASLAKPLTESLKHEVVCGEHDIARYVPDGPGRPIPFEESLRLALRRVQDAEVTTRWSSASPPGAPSDPLPTDPEWAGGSLYTDERSRAVDAGPNALWQVIEGVGGENGWYSFPLAWAVRGWADRIVGGVGLRRGRRDATRLRVGDALDFWRVEEIDRGRLLRLRAEMRLPGLAWLEMIVERDEAGRTSYRQRALFHPKGLAGQAYWWGVSPFHAVVFGGMARNIARTAETRNARRNTP from the coding sequence ATGAACACTCCAAGCCCGGCCGGAGGCGCCCGCTGCCTGGTCACCGGCGCGACCGGCTACGTCGGCGGCCGCCTGGTGCCGGAACTCCTCGACGCCGGTCACCGCGTACGCTGCCTCGCCCGGCATCCGGACAAGCTCCGTGACTTCCCCTGGGCCGACCGGGTGGAGGCGGTGCGCGGTGACGTCACCGACGCCGCGAGCCTCCGCGGGGCGCTCGACGGCGTCGACGTCGCCTACTACCTCGTCCACTCCATGAGCTCCACGGCGGAATTCGAGGACAGGGACCGCCTGGCCGCCCGTGTCTTCGCCGCGGAGGCCCGGTCCGCCGGAGTGCGGCGGATCGTCTACCTGGGCGGCCTCACCCCGCGCGGAGTGCCGGAGAGCGAGCTCTCGCCGCACCTGCGCTCCCGCGCCGAGGTGGGCCGCATCCTCCTCGACTCGGGCGTCCCCACCACCGTGCTGCGCGCCGCCGTCGTCATCGGCTCGGGATCGGCCTCCTTCGAGATGCTGCGGTATCTGACGGAACGGCTGCCGGTCATGGTCACGCCCAGCTGGGTCGGCAGCAGGGTCCAGCCCATCGCCGTACGCGACGTCCTGCGCTGTCTGGTGGGCAGCGCCGGCATGCCCGCCGACGTCAACCGGACCTTCGACATCGGCGGACCCGACGTGCTCAGCTACCGGGAGATGATGATGCGGTACGCCGAGATCGCCGGCCTCCCCCGGCGCCTCATCGTTCCCGTGCCCGTCCTGACCCCGCGACTGTCGAGCCAGTGGATCGGTCTCGTCACACCGGTGCCGGCCTCCCTGGCCAAACCCCTCACCGAGTCGCTCAAGCACGAGGTGGTCTGCGGCGAGCACGACATCGCCCGGTACGTTCCCGACGGACCCGGCCGGCCCATCCCGTTCGAGGAGTCCCTCCGTCTCGCCCTCCGCCGGGTGCAGGACGCCGAGGTCACGACCCGCTGGTCCTCCGCCTCGCCGCCCGGCGCGCCGAGCGACCCCTTGCCGACCGACCCGGAATGGGCGGGCGGCAGCCTCTACACGGACGAACGGTCACGCGCCGTCGACGCCGGCCCGAACGCCCTGTGGCAGGTCATCGAGGGCGTGGGAGGGGAGAACGGCTGGTACTCCTTCCCGCTGGCCTGGGCCGTCCGGGGCTGGGCCGACCGGATCGTCGGCGGAGTGGGACTCCGGCGGGGCCGCCGGGACGCGACGCGTCTCCGGGTCGGCGACGCCCTGGACTTCTGGCGCGTGGAGGAGATCGACCGCGGACGCCTGCTCCGGCTCCGCGCCGAGATGCGTCTGCCCGGCCTCGCGTGGCTGGAGATGATCGTCGAACGGGACGAGGCGGGCCGTACGTCCTACCGGCAGCGGGCGCTCTTCCATCCGAAGGGCCTCGCGGGCCAGGCGTACTGGTGGGGGGTCTCCCCGTTCCACGCCGTGGTCTTCGGCGGCATGGCCCGGAACATCGCCCGCACCGCCGAGACGAGGAACGCGCGGCGGAACACACCGTGA
- a CDS encoding deoxyribodipyrimidine photo-lyase, translated as MTVAVVLYTSDLRVHDHPPLRAALEGAHEVVPLFVRDRAVDRAGFAAPNRLAFLADCLVDLDRALRERGGRLVVRKGDTVSEVRAVVRQTEADEVHLAAGATAFARAREERLRKVLEEDGCRLYVHDGVVDVVPPGDITPQGSDHFAVFTPYHRRWAGEPLRTPLAAPRAVRVPTGVRSEPTPRRSGIADVSPGLAVGGESEGRKRLASWLTAHGDAYEQRHDDLAGDATSRLSPYLHFGAVSALEAVQRARKRGGAGADAFVRQLCWRDFHRQVLAARPRAASADYRPRHDRWRRGAGAEADLAAWREGRTGYPVVDAAMRQLAHEGWMHNRGRLLTASFLAKTLYIDWREGARHFLDLLVDGDVANNQLNWQWVAGTGTDSRPNRVLNPVLQGKRYDPDGAYVRRWVPELADLGGPAVHEPWRLTRLDRAAYDYPDPLIELSEGLARFRQGRGTS; from the coding sequence ATGACCGTCGCCGTCGTTCTGTACACCTCCGACCTCCGGGTGCACGACCACCCGCCGCTGCGGGCCGCCTTGGAAGGGGCCCACGAGGTGGTGCCGCTGTTCGTGCGCGACCGGGCCGTGGACCGGGCCGGCTTCGCGGCCCCCAACCGGCTGGCCTTCCTCGCGGACTGCCTGGTGGACCTCGACCGGGCGCTCAGGGAGCGGGGCGGCCGGCTCGTGGTGCGGAAGGGCGACACGGTGTCCGAGGTCAGGGCGGTGGTGCGACAGACCGAGGCGGACGAGGTCCACCTGGCGGCCGGTGCGACGGCCTTCGCCCGGGCGCGGGAGGAGCGTCTGCGCAAGGTGCTGGAGGAGGACGGCTGCCGGCTGTACGTGCACGACGGCGTGGTGGACGTCGTGCCGCCCGGTGACATCACCCCCCAGGGCTCGGACCACTTCGCGGTCTTCACGCCGTACCACCGGCGCTGGGCGGGCGAGCCGCTGCGGACACCGCTGGCCGCCCCCAGGGCGGTGCGCGTGCCGACGGGGGTGCGGTCGGAGCCGACGCCCCGGCGCTCCGGGATCGCGGACGTGTCGCCGGGCCTCGCCGTGGGAGGCGAGAGCGAGGGGCGCAAACGGCTCGCCTCGTGGCTGACGGCACACGGCGACGCGTACGAGCAGCGCCATGACGACCTGGCCGGCGACGCCACGTCGCGCCTCTCGCCGTACCTCCACTTCGGGGCCGTCTCCGCCCTGGAGGCCGTGCAGCGGGCCAGGAAGCGCGGCGGCGCCGGAGCGGACGCCTTCGTGCGGCAGCTGTGCTGGCGCGACTTCCACCGTCAGGTGCTCGCCGCCCGGCCCCGGGCGGCGAGCGCGGACTACCGTCCGCGTCACGACCGCTGGCGCCGGGGCGCCGGGGCCGAGGCGGACCTGGCGGCGTGGCGCGAGGGACGGACCGGCTATCCCGTCGTCGACGCCGCCATGCGGCAGCTCGCCCACGAGGGCTGGATGCACAACCGCGGCCGGCTGCTCACCGCCTCCTTCCTCGCCAAGACGCTGTACATCGACTGGCGCGAGGGTGCCCGCCACTTCCTCGATCTGCTGGTGGACGGCGACGTCGCGAACAACCAGCTCAACTGGCAGTGGGTGGCCGGGACAGGGACGGACAGCCGCCCCAACCGCGTCCTCAACCCGGTGCTCCAGGGCAAGCGGTACGACCCCGACGGCGCCTATGTCCGGCGCTGGGTGCCGGAGCTCGCGGACCTCGGCGGACCGGCCGTCCACGAGCCCTGGCGCCTCACCCGCCTCGATCGGGCCGCCTACGACTACCCGGACCCGCTGATCGAGCTCTCCGAAGGGCTGGCGCGCTTCCGGCAGGGCCGGGGGACCTCCTGA
- a CDS encoding sigma-70 family RNA polymerase sigma factor → MAYHRWGRLVHSLAARALGDPREAEDVTQQVFVAAWRGRANFRPERGTLPGWLTGITRRKIADALTARTRRTELTAALGAALEHTGGSQEGPEGIIDRLLVTEELARLPRVQRDVLELAYFADLTQTQIADRTGMPLGTVKSHARRGLLRMRHGLGLAATGG, encoded by the coding sequence ATGGCGTACCACCGCTGGGGACGGCTCGTGCACTCGCTCGCGGCCCGCGCCCTGGGCGACCCCCGTGAGGCGGAGGACGTCACCCAGCAGGTGTTCGTCGCCGCCTGGCGGGGCCGCGCGAACTTCCGTCCCGAGCGGGGGACCCTGCCGGGGTGGCTCACCGGCATCACCCGCCGGAAGATCGCCGACGCGCTGACCGCCCGCACCCGGCGCACCGAGCTCACCGCGGCCCTCGGCGCCGCCCTGGAGCACACCGGCGGCTCCCAGGAAGGCCCCGAGGGGATCATCGACCGGCTCCTCGTCACCGAGGAACTGGCCCGACTCCCCCGCGTCCAGCGCGACGTCCTGGAGCTCGCCTACTTCGCCGACCTGACCCAGACGCAGATCGCCGACCGCACCGGCATGCCGCTCGGCACGGTCAAGAGCCACGCCCGCCGCGGCCTCCTGCGCATGCGCCACGGTCTCGGCCTCGCGGCGACGGGTGGGTGA
- a CDS encoding MerR family transcriptional regulator has protein sequence MSDTAHGITTGAVARRLGVSPTTVRSWDQRYGIGPAVRADGRHRRWSPADLAVLDEMCRLTASGVPPAEAAKAARQARTSAEPTVPDAAPGAPAAPVVPGRTRRPGPGEGLPRGDVRREARGLARAAVRLDGPAMERLLQEALAEHGLVTAWQEIMVPTLHAVGRTWESSGDRYVEVEHLLSWHVSTALRRAAVTGPATASPAAPVVLACVPGEQHTLPLEALAAGLAERGLPTRMFGAAVPAEALDAAVRRSGPAAVALWSQARSTANHALARHVAGTAFGVRGARTAPLVLLAGPGWLGRPPAPGTVRPTGLPEALGVISRLYGQPAESTEPYGQPAVSQED, from the coding sequence ATGTCCGATACGGCGCACGGGATCACGACCGGTGCCGTGGCGCGGCGTCTGGGCGTCTCTCCCACCACGGTGCGTTCCTGGGACCAGCGGTACGGCATCGGTCCGGCCGTCCGCGCGGACGGCCGGCACCGTCGGTGGAGCCCGGCGGACCTCGCGGTGCTCGACGAGATGTGCCGCCTCACGGCCTCGGGCGTCCCGCCCGCCGAGGCCGCGAAGGCCGCACGGCAGGCGCGGACCTCGGCGGAGCCGACCGTTCCCGATGCCGCCCCCGGCGCCCCTGCGGCCCCCGTCGTCCCCGGGAGGACCCGTCGACCCGGACCCGGCGAAGGCCTGCCGCGGGGCGACGTCCGGCGGGAGGCCCGCGGGCTCGCCCGCGCCGCCGTACGCCTCGACGGCCCCGCCATGGAGAGGCTGCTCCAGGAGGCGCTGGCCGAACACGGCCTGGTCACCGCCTGGCAGGAGATCATGGTCCCGACGCTGCACGCCGTGGGCCGCACCTGGGAGTCGTCCGGCGACCGCTACGTCGAGGTGGAGCACCTGCTGTCCTGGCACGTCTCCACCGCGCTGCGCCGGGCCGCCGTGACGGGCCCGGCGACGGCTTCCCCGGCCGCCCCGGTCGTGCTGGCGTGCGTCCCCGGGGAGCAGCACACGCTCCCCCTGGAGGCGCTCGCGGCGGGACTGGCGGAGCGGGGCCTGCCGACCAGGATGTTCGGCGCCGCGGTGCCCGCGGAGGCCCTCGACGCGGCGGTGCGACGCTCGGGGCCGGCCGCCGTCGCCCTCTGGTCCCAGGCGAGGTCCACCGCGAACCACGCCCTGGCCCGGCACGTCGCGGGGACGGCGTTCGGGGTACGGGGAGCACGCACGGCCCCCCTGGTCCTGCTGGCGGGCCCCGGCTGGCTCGGCCGGCCCCCGGCTCCCGGCACGGTGCGTCCCACCGGGCTGCCCGAGGCCCTCGGCGTGATCTCCCGGCTGTACGGGCAACCGGCCGAGAGCACGGAGCCGTACGGGCAACCGGCCGTGAGTCAGGAGGACTGA